The Populus alba chromosome 6, ASM523922v2, whole genome shotgun sequence genome contains a region encoding:
- the LOC118053448 gene encoding E3 ubiquitin-protein ligase PUB23, giving the protein MKTHHPKLKTQPRPLFFCGFFRQCTQTTLSPTTPNPPALPISPTIPTPAAAPTPPPPPQTAAAPTPAPPPQQLPNQPHQKSTQAESSSSSSSTTTSQSFTQWRFPLSNSPLHQPRPEPEPNQESAFIPPLAPPMHPNDLQELLSLAELQLTNGSETEQLSALYLLERSLVPDPPSDPVCSPEVMRGVVANLKNKAGVKPATKVLLALCLAEANRHVAVEAGAVGTVVEVAMELDGAPAERALAALELTCTVAEGAAELRNHALAVPVMVTMMGKMAGRGKEYAISALAVIYGSGGVASDGEQTLHAPPEEVARAVALALQGDCTARGRRKGAQLLKALQEYGRVDSTQEENEQP; this is encoded by the coding sequence ATGAAAACCCACCATCCAAAACTCAAAACACAGCCACGTCCACTCTTTTTTTGTGGTTTCTTTCGCCAATGCACACAAACTACTTTAAGTCCCACTACACCCAACCCACCTGCTCTTCCTATTTCCCCCACTATTCCTACTCCAGCAGCAGCACcaactccaccaccaccaccacaaacagcagcagcaccaactccagcaccaccaccacaacaacTACCTAACCAACCCCACCAAAAGTCCACCCAAGCTGAatcctcttcctcctcttcctccacTACCACTTCCCAAAGTTTCACTCAATGGAGATTCCCTCTCTCGAACTCCCCACTCCACCAACCCAGACCCGAACCCGAGCCGAATCAAGAGTCCGCCTTTATACCACCGTTGGCTCCTCCCATGCACCCCAACGACCTGCAAGAACTCCTCAGCCTGGCTGAGTTGCAACTTACCAACGGCTCAGAAACTGAGCAACTTTCTGCTCTGTATCTCTTAGAACGCTCACTCGTACCCGACCCACCGTCCGACCCGGTTTGCTCACCCGAAGTAATGCGCGGGGTGGTggcaaatttgaaaaacaaagcaGGGGTAAAACCGGCAACAAAAGTCTTATTGGCACTTTGCTTGGCGGAGGCCAACCGCCACGTTGCGGTGGAAGCTGGCGCGGTGGGGACGGTGGTGGAAGTGGCGATGGAGCTCGACGGAGCTCCGGCGGAGAGGGCATTGGCGGCGTTGGAGCTGACTTGTACGGTGGCCGAGGGGGCGGCAGAGCTCCGGAACCACGCACTGGCGGTGCCGGTAATGGTGACAATGATGGGTAAAATGGCTGGGAGGGGGAAAGAGTATGCGATAAGTGCTCTCGCGGTGATTTATGGGAGTGGCGGAGTTGCGTCAGATGGTGAGCAAACTCTTCATGCGCCGCCAGAGGAGGTGGCGCGTGCAGTGGCGTTGGCTTTACAAGGAGACTGTACTGCTAGAGGGAGGAGGAAGGGTGCCCAGCTCTTGAAGGCTCTTCAAGAATATGGACGGGTAGATTCAACTCAAGAGGAGAATGAACAGCcgtga
- the LOC118053447 gene encoding uncharacterized protein, with product MAMAIRSLLIFLFILSLTVPTFSLHEDQVGLMDWHQKYIGKVKHAVFQTQKTGRKRVLVSTEENAIASLDLRHGEIFWRHVLGANDAIDGIDIAMTKYAITLSSGGSILRAWNLPDGQMVWESFLQGPIDSKSFLFVSTSSKVDKDNTILIFGKGSLHAVSSIHGDIVWKTDFPSESFEVQEVIQHHDGNTIYVVGFVGSSQFDVYQINAKNGELLKHDSAAVDGGFSGEVSLVSRAKLVVLDAARSTLLTISFQSGEISFQKTYISDLVEDFSGIAVILPSKLTGLFAVKTNTATAFISVSSEGKLEVVDKIKHATVISNVLSISEDQQAFALVRHGGNDIHLNVKQVHDWNSDLLKERIKLDQQRGLVHKVFINNYVRTDKSHGFRALIVMEDHSLLLLQQGEVVWSREDGLASIIGVTTSELPVEKEGVSVAKVEQNLFEWLKGHMLKVKGTLMLASAEDVAAIQGMRLKSSEKSKMIRDHNGFRKLLIVLTKSRKLFALHTGDGRIVWSLLLNSLRQTEACKNPTGINVYQWQVPHHHAMDENPSVLVVGRCRAGTDAPGIFSYVDTYTGKELKSFGLDHSVAQVMPLPLTDSTEQRLHLLIDANGQAHLYPRAPEAVAIFQREFSNIYWYSVEADKGVIKGHGLKSNCDGEVADNYCFGTREIWSIVFPSESEKIISTVTRKSNEVVHTQAKVIADQDVMYKYISKNLLFVATVSPKASGDIGSATPGESQLVVYVVDTVTGRILHRMTHHGSQGPVHAVFSENWIVYHYFNLRAHRYEMTVIEIYDQSRADNKDVLKLVLGKHNLTSPISSYSRPEVTTKSQSYYFTHSIKAITVTSTAKGITSKHLLIGTIGDQVLAMDKRFFDPRRSVNPTQSEKEEGILPLTDSLPIIPQSYVTHSHKVEGLRGIVTVPAKLESNTLVFTYGVDLFFTRLAPSRTYDSLTEDFSYALLLITIVALVVAIFVTWVLSEKKDLSDKWR from the exons ATGGCCATGGCGATTAGGTCTTtgcttatctttttatttattctatcaCTTACTGTCCCTACCTTTTCTCTTCATGAAGATCAAGTTGGTCTCATGGACTG GCATCAAAAGTACATAGGGAAAGTGAAGCACGCTGTGTTCCAAACACAAAAAACGGGTCGAAAGCGTGTTCTTGTTTCTACTGAAGAGAATGCTATTGCTTCTCTTGATCTCCGGCATGGCGAGATTT TTTGGAGGCATGTTCTTGGGGCCAATGATGCTATCGATGGAATCGACATTGCCATGACAAAAT ATGCCATTACCCTTTCATCAGGAGGAAGCATTCTACGAGCATGGAATCTTCCTGATGGGCAGATGGTGTGGGAATCGTTTCTTCAGGGACCAATCGACTCTAAGTCATTCTTGTTTGTGTCG ACAAGCTCGAAAGTTGACAAGGACAACACAATCCTCATTTTTGGTAAAGGAAGTCTCCATGCTGTTTCAAGCATACATGGTGACATTGTTTGGAAGACAGATTTTCCTTCTGAAAG TTTTGAGGTTCAGGAAGTAATTCAGCACCATGATGGCAATACGATATATGTGGTGGGATTTGTTGGTTCTTCCCAGTTTGATGTATACCAAATCAATGCTAAGAATGGAGAGCTCCTAAAACATGACAGTGCAGCCGTTGATGGAGGGTTTTCAGGGGAAGTTTCTCTAGTTTCAAGAGCCAAACTTGTGGTGCTGGATGCTGCTAGGTCAACTTTGTTAACTATAAGTTTTCAGAGCGGAGAAATCAGCTTTCAGAAAACATACATCTCAGATCTAGTTGAGGATTTCTCAGGGATTGCAGTGATATTACCTTCAAAACTTACTGGTTTGTTTGCTGTGAAAACCAATACAGCTACAGCATTTATCAGTGTGTCAAGTGAAGGTAAGTTGGAGGTGGTTGACAAAATCAAGCATGCAACAGTTATTAGTAATGTTCTTTCAATCTCAGAGGACCAACAGGCTTTTGCACTGGTTCGGCATGGCGGCAATGACATTCACCTCAATGTGAAGCAAGTTCATGACTGGAACAGTGATTTGCTAAAAGAGAGAATCAAGCTGGACCAGCAAAGAGGGCTTGTCCATAAGGTTTTCATTAACAATTATGTCCGGACTGATAAGTCTCATGGATTTAGGGCTTTGATTGTTATGGAAGATCATTCATTATTGCTGTTACAACAAGGCGAGGTTGTCTGGAGCAGGGAGGATGGCCTTGCCTCAATAATAGGTGTTACTACGTCAGAACTTCCTGTGGAAAAGGAAGGTGTATCTGTGGCAAAAGTGGAGCAGAACCTCTTCGAATGGCTTAAG GGACACATGCTGAAGGTTAAGGGTACCTTAATGCTTGCAAGTGCTGAGGATGTAGCAGCCATTCAAGGCATGAGGTTGAAAAGCTCTGAGAAAAGTAAAATGATCAGGGACCATAATGGATTCCGAAAGCTTCTAATTGTGCTTACTAAATCCAGGAAACTTTTTGCATTGCACACTGGAGATGGACGAATTGTCTGGTCTCTTTTATTGAACTCTCTACGTCAAACAGAAGCATGCAAAAATCCAACTGGGATTAATGTGTACCAGTGGCAAGTTCCTCATCATCATGCTATGGATGAAAATCCATCTGTCCTGGTTGTTGGCAGGTGCAGAGCTGGTACTGATGCACCGGGAATATTTTCCTACGTTGATACTTACACAGGGAAGGAACTTAAGTCTTTTGGTCTTGATCATTCTGTTGCACAAGTAATGCCACTCCCCCTTACAGATTCAACTGAACAACGGCTGCATCTACTAATAGATGCTAATGGACAAGCGCATTTGTACCCAAGAGCACCTGAGGCTGTTGCCATTTTTCAACGTGAGTTTTCAAACATTTACTGGTACTCAGTAGAAGCTGACAAGGGTGTTATTAAGGGACATGGATTGAAGAGCAATTGTGATGGTGAAGTTGCAGACAACTATTGTTTTGGTACCAGAGAAATATGGTCCATTGTATTCCCATCAGAATCAGAAAAGATCATTTCAACTgtaacaagaaaatcaaatgag GTTGTTCATACTCAAGCAAAGGTTATAGCTGATCAAGATGTGATGtacaaatatatatcaaaaaatttgcTTTTTGTGGCCACTGTTTCACCAAAAGCCAGTGGAGATATTGGATCAGCCACACCAGGAGAATCACAGTTGGTTGTCTATGTTGTTGATACTGTCACTGGTCGTATATTACACCGAATGACTCATCATGGCTCACAGGGTCCTGTCCATGCA GTTTTTAGTGAAAACTGGATTGTCTATCACTACTTCAATCTCAGAGCACACAGATATGAGATGACAGTTATTGAGATTTATGATCAGTCCCGGGCA GACAACAAAGATGTTTTAAAGCTTGTTCTTGGAAAGCACAATCTCACTTCACCTATTTCTTCGTATTCGCGACCAGAGGTCACAACAAAGTCACAGTCTTACTATTTCACCCATTCTATCAAAGCAATAACAGTTACATCAACTGCTAAGGGTATCACTTCAAAGCATCTTCTTATTGGGACAATTGGTGATCAG GTCTTGGCGATGGATAAGCGTTTCTTTGACCCTCGTAGGTCAGTTAACCCCACACAATCAGAGAAGGAAGAAGGAATTTTACCTCTTACAGATTCATTGCCTATCATTCCTCAG TCTTATGTTACACACTCCCATAAAGTGGAGGGGCTCCGAGGCATAGTAACAGTGCCGGCCAAGCTGGAGTCAAACACCCTTGTCTTTACATATGGTGTCGATCTCTTTTTCACTCGCCTTGCACCCTCAAGGACCTATGATTCTCTTACAGAGGATTTTAGCTATGCCCTGCTGCTCATAACCATTGTTGCACTTGTCGTGGCAATCTTCGTGACCTGGGTCCTGTCCGAGAAGAAAGATCTAAGTGATAAATGGAGGTGA